The genomic region CCAACTCGGTATGATATAGTTGCAACACTATGAATCTTTTGATCGTTTCCGGCCCGCCGTCTTCGGGCAAAACAAGCGTTATTTTAAAGACAATTGAGGCACTACGCACGCAAGGACTTCGTGCCGGAGTGGTGAAATTTGACTGCCTCTACACCGACGACGATGTGTTGTACGAAAAGGCCGGTATTCCCGTTCAAAAAGGTATTTCCGGCTCGCTCTGCCCCGATCACTTCTTTGTTTCCAATATCGAAGAGGTGGTACAATGGGGTGTCAAAGAACAATTCGACCTTCTGATAACGGAATCCGCAGGCCTGTGCAACCGCTGTTCTCCGTACATTAAGAATATCCTCGGTATCTGCGTTATCGATAATTTGTCGGGTATCAATACGCCGAAAAAAATCGGTCCGCTCTTAAAAGCGGCGGATATTGTCGTCATCACAAAGGGCGATATCGTGTCGCAAGCCGAACGCGAAGTGTTTTGCGCCCGTGTCAACACCGTTAATCCGCGGGCGGTTATTATGCAGGTAAACGGTCTGACGGGGCAGGGGGCCTTTGAACTGAGCACGTTGCTGTTCAGTCCCGATAAAGATATTTCGACGGTACAGGGAATGGAGCTCCGCTTCCCGATGCCCGCGGCGCTGTGTTCCTATTGCTTGGGTGAAACGCGGGTCGGCGAAAATTTCCAGATGGGCAACATCCGTAAGATGAAGATTGCCGAGTCTCAAACAAATCGTTAAAGGGAACCTCTAAAAAGCCAACCGAGTTTTTAGAGATGCCCAAAATATCTTGCACAAATTTTATGGGGGAACACTATGACCGCAGATACCGATTTTGAAATACACGGCACCGCCGAGAAGCGAACAGAACTTTCAAAAAAAACAATAGAAACACTCCTTGCGGAATATCCTTTTATTGAAGATTTTTTTGCAGAAAACCGATTGACGGAGCTGCACATTCTGGACAATGCGCAGCGCACTTTTGACTCTTTTCTACAAAGCCTTTCCGAAGAGCAGTGTGAAGATTATGCACTCGATAAAGAAGCTTTATCCCACGCGTTCTTTGAATACATCATTCAAATGGAACAGTTTTTAAATGGGGATGATGTTCGGAGTGTGCAGAGTCTTACGATACTGCCCGGCACGAATAAATCCGGCGAGCCGGAAAACTTTGAAGACCTTGTATTGTATCCGTCCCAGATTATTTCGATTGTCGGGCCGACCGGTTCCGGTAAGTCGCGGCTGCTTGCCGATATCGAATGGACGGCGCAAAAAGACACGCCTACCGGTCGCGCAATACTTATCAACGGCGAAGTACCCGATAAAGCAATCCGGTTTTCGATTAACAACAAATTGGTTGCGCAGCTTTCTCAGAACATGAATTTTGTAATGGATCTTTCCGTGCGGGAGTTTATCGAACTCCATGCGGAAAGCCGTTTGGTTAAAAATACGGAAGGCGCTGTCCAGCGGATTATCGAAGCGGCAAATAAACTGGCAGGGGAGCAATTCCGGCTGGATACACCGATTACCGCGCTGAGCGGCGGGCAGTCCCGGGCGTTAATGATTGCCGATACCGCCATTTTAAGTTCATCTCCAATCGTTCTGATAGACGAAATTGAAAACGCGGGCATCGACCGGAAAAAGGCTTTGCAGCTTTTGGTATCGAACGATAAAATCGTATTGATGGCTACTCACGATCCGGCGCTTGCGCTCTATGCCGATAAACGTATTGTCATTAAAAACGGCGGTATCCATGCGGTCATCGAAACTTCCGATCACGAGAAAGGACTGTTACATGAGCTTGAAGCGATGGATGCAAAGATCCAAACGATGCGGGCTAAGCTGCGTGCGGGTGAGCGGTTGTAGGTAAATTCTAAAAAAATTAGCTTTGTAGATATCCTATGCGACGGCTTCTCAAGAGCTGCATTTACAAAGGGATGGACTAATCCAACTAGAATCTATATAATTTACACTGCCTATGTAAAATCAGTTATAGAAATAAGTTCCTCTGTAAGGTAAAGAAAACAATAACCTTGCTTTGCTATTTCAGAATTGTCGAATTATGCCGTTCCGGTTTCAGTCGTTGAAACCGATAGAAACCGGCAGCACGGCTCTGTTAGGAGTCGTTATGGGCATCTCTTAAAAGTGAAGTTTTTGAGATGCTTGACAGATATCGGCTCCTGAAGTAGCCGAGCTCAATGTAATAGGAGATGGACGTATGGGGAATAAGCTAAAGAAAAAGCGTTTTTCGTTAAGAAAAAGATTGATGCTGATTTTTGGGCTGTTAATTTTAGGAGGTTCCAGTGTTGAGGTCTTCCTTGCAATTCTCATTGCGCGTAAGGCTGTAACGGAAAAAATTGAAACCCATTTAATAGATAAGGCCGCTGATGTCGCAGAAATTATCGACGGCAGAATACAAGCGACTCTTCAATTTGTTGAGGGAGTTGCCCGTATGCCATCTCTTAGAGATACTTCTTTTTCATATTACCAAAAAGCACAGAGTCTTGTGTATGAAGCGGAGCATAACACAAGGGTTGACTATTTTAGCGTGACTGATTTACAGGGAAATCTTTATAGAGCAAATGATAGGAGACCAATTTATGTCGGCGACGAAGATTGGTTTCTAGCTGCTTCATCGGGAAAAAGTTTTGTCGCGGAACCGCGTATATCCCGCGTCTCAGATATAATGCAGATTGTCTATGCCGTTCCTATTATCGGCGATAACAATGAAGTTGTTGGTGTATTAAGTGCGGCAGTAGGAGCCAATCTCTTATCAGAAATCATTAAAGATATTGTTTTGGGAAAAAGCGGTTATTGCTATATACTCGGTTTAACGGGAAATACCATTGCGGATAAAGACATACGTTTTGTCGAAGATCAATATAATGCCTATGAGGAAGCAAAAACAGATCCGACCCAAGCGCCGCTTGCATCATTTGAACAACAAGCGCTACAGGCGCAAGCCCCGGGTATCGGGTATTATGACAGCGATGGTACTTCTGTAATTTCTTCCTATGCTAAGAGTAAGCTGTCCGGCTGGACAGTCATTATGACTGCTCCGTATAGTCAACTTATGAGTTCGGTAAATGACATGAGTTTAGTGATGGATCTTATCTGGTTAGTTATTTTTATTTCTGCACTGGGGGTCGTTTACTTTGTTGCACGTAGTATCGTAAAACCAATCCAAAAACTTGTTGCGGCGCTGAAGGATATTGCGCAGGGTGAAGGCGATTTGACGGTTCGTATGGTTGTAAGCGGTAATGACGAAGTAACGGATTTATCTGAATATTTTAATGAAACAATAGAGAAAATCAGCGTTACAATAAAATCTATCGGCACTAATAGTAATATTATGGAAGAGATCGGTACTGAACTTGCTTCGAATATGTCGGAGACCGCAAGTTCGATCAACGAGATCAGTGCAAACATAGACGGTATTCAACAACAGGTTCTGACTCAAGCTGCGAGTGTTACCGAAACTGCCGCTACGGTAGAAGAGATTATCCGTACCATTAAGCAGTTGAGCAGCAGCATCGAAACGCAGTCTGCAAGCGTTGCGCAGTCTTCGTCGTCAGTTGAGCAAATGGTTGCGAATATTACCTCGATCAGTCAGACGCTCAATAAGTCAGATACAATCGTGAAAGATCTTGTATCTGCAACGGGAGATGGAAAGGCAACGTTGGTTACATCCAATACAGTAACACAGAAGATAGCGGAAGAATCCGGATCACTTATGGAAGCGTCGAGTGTTATTCAGCACATCGCATCACAAACGAATTTACTTGCAATGAATGCTGCTATTGAAGCCGCCCATGCGGGGGAAGCAGGAAAAGGTTTTGCCGTTGTCGCCGATGAAATCCGCAAATTAGCGGAGGATTCTGCCGTACAGGGGAAAAACATTACGACAACACTTAAAATACTCAGCAGCGAAATAGAAACACTTTCAGTATCTTCTAAAACAGTAGAAGGAAAATTCAATGCTATTTTTACCCTTGCCGCCCAAGTAAAAGAGATGAGCGACCGGCTTACTGAAGCGATGCGCGAGCAGGCAAATGGCAGCAATGAAGTACTGGATGCTATTAAAAACATCAATACGGTAACGACCGAAGTCCAGTTCGGGGCAGAAGAGATGTTGAAAGGCGGAGAAGGTGTTGCGGAAGAAATGCGTAAATTGGATAATCTGACACGTGTTATAACTGACGGTATGAATGAAATGGCCTCAGGCGCAGCACAAATTAATAATGCCGTGCAGGAAGTAAACGAGATTACACAGAAGAATACGCAAAGCATTAAGGTATTGGCGAGTGAGGTCGGAAAGTTCAAAGTCTAGCTTTTCATTTAGTTTACGAATTATGACTTTATGGTATAAGAAGTTTAGTATCTTATTCAAGCACAATCTCCGGGATAGCAACGCTGAAATGTCCTTCCGGTTTTGCATTCGTTTTGAGCATCTCGGTGATACAGGATAGCGCTGCGTTGCTGTATTCATAGGCGGCAAGGCCGCAGACGTTATCGGGCAGGCAACCGAGGTCGTAGGGATTGCGTAGGGCAACGGCAATCATCGGTTTGTGCAGGCGGGCAAGGGCTTGGATCAATTTGAGCTGTCCCTGTTTGACGTGTCCGTTGTAGCTTGCTGCGGCGATACCGGTAGCCGATTTCGCCTGTGCGACTATGCGTGTTATTTCCGTATCGTCGGGGTCGATCGACGTATCGATACCGACGCCGCCGAATGCGGTTTGCATGGAGCGCGCAAAGCTGATTGAATTATCGACATCGTTTGACACATTGGTAACAATGAACGGCTGCGGGCCGGCAAAAAACGGTTTACTGCCGAGGTTGGGAAATCCACTTTCGGGAAGATGATAGCCCGTCAGCGTTTTGCGCCGGAGACTTGCAATGGTTTTTCGATATTCTTCCATCGTTTTTTCCGGCAGCGGCTGTGCGGGTTTGAATTGCTTTTTTAAACCGATAATCTTTTCGGCTGCCTGTTCGATGGTTGCTGCAGAAATCTGTTTGTCCGCACAGGCGCGCGTTACCGTTTCGATAGCGGCGCAGGCGGTCGGTATGGTGTGGGAGATAAAAATCAGTTCGATACCCGCATTGATTGCCGCCGCAGCGCTTTCCGCGGTGCCGAAGTACGTTTGCATCGCCTTCATCTCCATACAGTCACTGATAACCAACCCGTTAAATCCGAGCTTTTCTTTTAATAAATCTGTTACAATTTTTTTCGAGATGGTTGCAGGGAATTGCTCATCGATGGCGGGAAAGAGAATATGCGAGATGGTAACCGCGGGAAGCAGCCCTGATTTGATGACGTGTGCAAAGGGTGCGATTTCCATCTGTTCCAGTTCCGCTTTCGATTTATGGACAGTCGGTAACGTGAGGTGTGAATCGACTGATGTATCGCCGTGCCCGGGAAAATGCTTTGCAGCGCTGAGTACTCCTCCTGCGGTAAGACCCC from Treponema vincentii harbors:
- a CDS encoding GTP-binding protein encodes the protein MNLLIVSGPPSSGKTSVILKTIEALRTQGLRAGVVKFDCLYTDDDVLYEKAGIPVQKGISGSLCPDHFFVSNIEEVVQWGVKEQFDLLITESAGLCNRCSPYIKNILGICVIDNLSGINTPKKIGPLLKAADIVVITKGDIVSQAEREVFCARVNTVNPRAVIMQVNGLTGQGAFELSTLLFSPDKDISTVQGMELRFPMPAALCSYCLGETRVGENFQMGNIRKMKIAESQTNR
- a CDS encoding ATP-binding cassette domain-containing protein, which translates into the protein MTADTDFEIHGTAEKRTELSKKTIETLLAEYPFIEDFFAENRLTELHILDNAQRTFDSFLQSLSEEQCEDYALDKEALSHAFFEYIIQMEQFLNGDDVRSVQSLTILPGTNKSGEPENFEDLVLYPSQIISIVGPTGSGKSRLLADIEWTAQKDTPTGRAILINGEVPDKAIRFSINNKLVAQLSQNMNFVMDLSVREFIELHAESRLVKNTEGAVQRIIEAANKLAGEQFRLDTPITALSGGQSRALMIADTAILSSSPIVLIDEIENAGIDRKKALQLLVSNDKIVLMATHDPALALYADKRIVIKNGGIHAVIETSDHEKGLLHELEAMDAKIQTMRAKLRAGERL
- a CDS encoding methyl-accepting chemotaxis protein; the encoded protein is MGNKLKKKRFSLRKRLMLIFGLLILGGSSVEVFLAILIARKAVTEKIETHLIDKAADVAEIIDGRIQATLQFVEGVARMPSLRDTSFSYYQKAQSLVYEAEHNTRVDYFSVTDLQGNLYRANDRRPIYVGDEDWFLAASSGKSFVAEPRISRVSDIMQIVYAVPIIGDNNEVVGVLSAAVGANLLSEIIKDIVLGKSGYCYILGLTGNTIADKDIRFVEDQYNAYEEAKTDPTQAPLASFEQQALQAQAPGIGYYDSDGTSVISSYAKSKLSGWTVIMTAPYSQLMSSVNDMSLVMDLIWLVIFISALGVVYFVARSIVKPIQKLVAALKDIAQGEGDLTVRMVVSGNDEVTDLSEYFNETIEKISVTIKSIGTNSNIMEEIGTELASNMSETASSINEISANIDGIQQQVLTQAASVTETAATVEEIIRTIKQLSSSIETQSASVAQSSSSVEQMVANITSISQTLNKSDTIVKDLVSATGDGKATLVTSNTVTQKIAEESGSLMEASSVIQHIASQTNLLAMNAAIEAAHAGEAGKGFAVVADEIRKLAEDSAVQGKNITTTLKILSSEIETLSVSSKTVEGKFNAIFTLAAQVKEMSDRLTEAMREQANGSNEVLDAIKNINTVTTEVQFGAEEMLKGGEGVAEEMRKLDNLTRVITDGMNEMASGAAQINNAVQEVNEITQKNTQSIKVLASEVGKFKV
- a CDS encoding glycoside hydrolase family 3 protein; its protein translation is MNSTMLTEYIGQMFACGFPGTEMPEDFIALVKKYKVGNVILFKHNITSLAQLKTLCTDIQTLITTETGHPAFITIDQEGGAVSRLAEDYYNVPGAMALAATGDELNAYTAGKITGEILHAHGVNFDLAPVLDVNSNPRNPVIGVRSYGDDPTLVGRYGLQTVRGLTAGGVLSAAKHFPGHGDTSVDSHLTLPTVHKSKAELEQMEIAPFAHVIKSGLLPAVTISHILFPAIDEQFPATISKKIVTDLLKEKLGFNGLVISDCMEMKAMQTYFGTAESAAAAINAGIELIFISHTIPTACAAIETVTRACADKQISAATIEQAAEKIIGLKKQFKPAQPLPEKTMEEYRKTIASLRRKTLTGYHLPESGFPNLGSKPFFAGPQPFIVTNVSNDVDNSISFARSMQTAFGGVGIDTSIDPDDTEITRIVAQAKSATGIAAASYNGHVKQGQLKLIQALARLHKPMIAVALRNPYDLGCLPDNVCGLAAYEYSNAALSCITEMLKTNAKPEGHFSVAIPEIVLE